The Drechmeria coniospora strain ARSEF 6962 chromosome 02, whole genome shotgun sequence genome has a segment encoding these proteins:
- a CDS encoding serine hydroxymethyltransferase encodes MSLPGLRGSSRAFRGIARPAVSPAGKLLCASRRTKSSMALDGQQQLLAAHLQQADPTVFDIIENEKKRQKHFVNLIPSENFTSQAVLDALGSVMQNKYSEGYPGARYYGGNEFIDQSERLCQQRALEAFELDPSSWGVNVQALSGAPANLYVYSALMDTHDRLMGLDLPHGGHLSHGYQTPTKKISFVSKYFETLPYRLDESTGLIDYDKLEENALLYRPKIIVAGASAYSRLIDYKRMREICDKVNAYLLADMAHISGMVAAKVLPGPFPYADIVTTTSHKSLRGPRGALIFFRKGVRRQNAKTKEDEMYNLEGPINTSVFPGHQGGPHNHTITALSVALKQAQSPDFRAYQSQVLANAKAFAKRLGEEKGKGGLGYSIVSGGTDNHLVLADLKPHGVDGGRVERVLELVGVAANKNTVPGDRSALVPGGLRMGTPAMTTRGFNENDFVRVADVVDRAVTIAARVDKAVRAAAKERGEKNPGKLKLFLEHLGSGENEPEIVQLRSEVEDWVGTYPLPWEAGR; translated from the exons atgtcTCTGCCAGGTCTGCGCGGCTCTTCGCGTGCCTTCCGGGGCATTGCGAGACCAGCGGTTTCCCCCGCCGGTAAGCTGTTGTGCGCTTCGAGGAGGACCAAGTCGTCCatggccctcgacggccagcaaCAG ctcctcgccgcccaccTCCAACAGGCGGATCCAACCGTGTTCGACATCATCGAGAAC gagaAAAAAAGGCAGAAGCACTTTGTCAACTTGATTCCGTCCGAGAACTTTACCTCACAGGCAGTTTTGGATGCGCTCGGTAGCGTGATGCAGA ACAAGTACTCCGAGGGCTACCCCGGAGCGCGCTACTACGGCGGCAACGAATTCATCGACCAGTCCGAGCGCCTGTGCCAGCAGCGTGCTCTTGAAGCTTTTGAGCTGGACCCATCGAGCTGGGGTGTCAACGTGCAAG CTCTCTCCGGTGCGCCCGCCAACCTGTACGTGTATTCCGCCTTGATGGACACGCACGACCGACTCATGGGTCTCGATCTTCCTCACGGCGGCCATCTTTCGCACGGTTACCAGACTCCCACGAAGAAGATTTCCTTCGTCTCCAAGTACTTCGAGACGCTGCCGTACCGGTTGGACGAGTCGACGGGCCTCATCGACTACGACAAGCTGGAGGAGAACGCACTGCTGTACCGACCCAAGATCATCGTCGCGGGTGCCAGCGCATACAGCCGGCTGATCGACTATAAGCGCATGCGCGAAATTTGCGACAAGGTCAACGCCTACCTGCTGGCCGACATGGCCCACATCTCCGGCATGGTCGCTGCCAAGGTTCTTCCCGGCCCCTTCCCCTATGCCGACatcgtgacgacgacgagccacAAAAGCCTGCGCGGGCCTCGAGGCGCCCTCATCTTCTTCCGGAAGGGCGTTCGGAGACAGAACGCGAAGACGAAGGAAGACGAGATGTACAACCTCGAAGGGCCCATCAACACATCCGTCTTCCCCGGCCACCAGGGCGGCCCTCACAACCACACGATTACGGCTCTTTCGGTGGCGCTGAAGCAGGCTCAGTCGCCCGACTTCCGCGCCTACCAGTCGCAGGTTCTGGCGAACGCGAAGGCCTTTGCGAAGCGCCTGGGCGAAGAGAAGGGCAAGGGTGGGTTGGGATACAGCATCGTCTCGGGCGGGACCGACAACCACCTGGTGCTGGCGGACCTGAAGCcccacggcgtcgacggcggccgcgtgGAGCGCGTGCTGGAGctggtcggcgtcgccgccaacaAGAACACGGTGCCCGGAGACCGGTCGGCGCTCGTCCCCGGCGGCCTCCGGATGGGCACGCCCGCCATGACGACGCGGGGCTTCAACGAGAATGATTTCgtccgcgtcgccgacgtcgtcgatcgGGCGGTGACCATCGCCGCTCGGGTCGACAAGGCCGTGCgtgcggcggccaaggagagGGGCGAGAAGAACCCGGGAAAGCTCAAGCTGTtcctcgagcaccttggCAGCGGCGAGAACGAGCCGGAGATTGTGCAGCTGCGGAGTGAGGTGGAGGACTGGGTGGGCACATACCCGCTGCCGTGGGAGGCGGGCCGGTAG
- a CDS encoding bromodomain associated protein, translated as MSKRSLSPHDASESGSEPKRTRVDAPRAESPAAPDSLLALEPTAGRDGDDGETAIQSLGPTHHFHARCGLQRSIAVVLRHDGFDSATPEAMESFTALVESYMESMVEEIKRFAIAARRERPTPVDFALMLRHHNLPIASLMSHLKNPVPKEQRAPTFADVVCADSDALTTLPLLGPELSGQADKEAMSYIPPSFPDFPSQHTYRFTPREDTVVRDSKKIREEAARTAQQGEDALRRLVRASKMRKQKEVKSLVERDPEGKERFRLWESTMKRFMGAEARAENADQVDISQHSMIVNGDAVFARREVSRQGKRSAGLSVTGK; from the exons ATGTCCAAGCGGAGCCTCTCCCCCCACGATGCCAGCGAGTCCGGATCGGAGCCGAAGCGCACCAGGGTGGACGCACCCCGTGCTGAGTCCCCTGCGGCCCCGGAcagcctcctcgccctcgagccgacggctgggagggacggcgatgacggcgagacggcgatCCAGTCGCTGGGCCCCACGCACCACTTTCACGCCCGTTGCGGCCTTCAGCGGTCGATAGCCGTCGTCCTCCGTCATGACGGCTTCGACTCCGCCACACCCGAGGCCATGGAAAGCTTCACGGCCTTGGTCGAATCAT ACATGGAGTCCATGGTCGAGGAAATCAAGCGGTTCGCCATCGCTGCAAGGCGAGAACGTCCCACCCCAGTCGACTTTGCCCTCATGCTCCGGCACCACAACCTGCCCATCGCCTCGCTCATGTCGCATCTGAAGAACCCCGTGCCAAAGGAGCAGCGGGCCCCTACCTTCGCGGATGTCGTATGCGCCGACTCCGACGCCCTCACCACTCTCCCGCTGCTCGGCCCCGAGCTCAGCGGCCAGGCAGATAAGGAGGCGATGAGCTACATACCCCCCTCGTTCCCCGATTTCCCAAGCCAGCATACCTATCGCTTCACCCCGCGGGAGGACACGGTCGTCCGCGACTCCAAGAAGATCCGCGAGGAGGCCGCCCGCACCGCACAGCAAGGCGAGGACGCACTACGACGCTTGGTCCGCGCTTCCAAGATGCGGAAACAAAAAGAGGTCAAATCGCTCGTCGAGAGGGATCCCGAGGGCAAGGAGCGCTTCCGCCTGTGGGAGTCAACAATGAAGCGCTTCATGGGCGCAGAAGCACGCGCCGAGAACGCCGACCAGGTCGACATCTCCCAGCACAGCATGATCGTGAACGGGGATGCCGTCTTCGCCCGCAGGGAAGTCTCGAGGCAAGGGAAGCGGTCGGCCGGCCTGTCCGTGACCGGGAAATAG
- a CDS encoding g-protein beta subunit — translation MAEQLILKGTLEGHNGWVTSLATSMENPNMLLSASRDKTLIIWNLTRDESQYGYPKRSLKGHSHIVSDCVISSDGAYALSASWDKTLRLWELATGNTTRRFVGHTNDVLSVSFSADNRQIVSGSRDRSIKLWNTLGDCKYTITEKGHTEWASCVRFSPNPQNPVIVSSGWDKLVKVWELSTCKLQTDHIGHTGYINTVTISPDGSLCASGGKDGTTMLWDLNESKHLYSLNANDEIHALVFSPNRYWLCAATASSIIIFDLEKKSKVDELKPEFTSVGKKSREPECISLAWSADGQTLFAGYTDNVIRAWGVMSRA, via the exons atggctgAACAATTGATCCTCAAGGGCACTCTCGAGGGCCAC AATGGTTGGGTTACCAGCCTGGCTACCTCCATGGAGAA CCCCAACATGCTCCTGTCTGCTAGCCGAGACAAGACCCTGATCATCTGGAACCTCACTCGCGACGAATCCCAATACGGCTACCCCAAGCGATCGCTCAAGGGCCACTCCCACATCGTCTCGGACTGC GTCATCTCCTCTGACGGCGCCTACGCCCTGTCCGCCTCTTGGGACAAGACCCTCCGCCTCTGGGAGCTCGCCACCGGCAACACCACCCGACGATTCGTCGGCCACACCAACGACGTCCTctccgtctccttctccgccgacAACCGCCAGATCGTCTCCGGCTCGCGCGACCGATCCATCAAGCTGTGGAACACACTCGGcgactgcaagtacaccatCACCGAGAAGGGCCACACCGAGTGGGCGTCCTGCGTCCGCTTCAGCCCCAACCCCCAAAACCCTGTCATCGTCTCCTCGGGCTGGGACAAGCTCGTCAAG GTTTGGGAGCTCTCCACCTGCAAGCTGCAGACCGACCACATCGGCCACACCGGCTACATCAACACCGTCACCATCTCCCCCGATGGCTCCCTGTGCGCCTCCGGTGGCAAGGACGGCACGACCATGCTGTGGGATCTTAACGAGTCCAAGCACCTGTACTCCCTGAATGCCAATGACGAGATCCATGCCCTCGTCTTCTCCCCCAACCGATACTGGCTCTGCGCTGCCACCGCCAGCAGCATCATTATCTTCGACCTCGAGAAGAAGAgcaaggtcgacgagcttAAGCCCGAGTTCACCTCGGTTGGCAAGAAGAGCCGGGAGCCCGAGTGCATCAGCCTGGCCTGGTCCGCTGACGGCCAGACCCTGTTTGCTGGCTACACCGACAATGTCATCCGCGCCTGGGGCGTCATGTCGAGGGCATAA
- a CDS encoding hypothetical protein (related to OST3-oligosaccharyltransferase gamma subunit) translates to MRFLHTLASACTIVAGFVASASAAKSSEQRYDEFRRLSKISSTISLNEESYKELTKRPRDYTVAVLLTALESRLACQVCREFQPEWDLIGRNWVNGDSKDEARTLFATLDFAEGRNVFIDHGLQTAPVLFLYPPTVGPHAAASADPLRYDFVSGPPTAEDVNDWIIKNLPGRRHVLIRRPINYARWASGVTLVVGVCTLAATLGPYVLPIVQNRNVWAAGTMVAILLFISGHMFNHIRKVPYVSGNGQGGVTYIVNNFSNQLGLETQIVAAIYGILAFTTIALVFRVPRMTEPRSQLIAALLWVGVMFIFNSFLMSVFRMKYSGYPFSLPPFM, encoded by the exons ATGCGTTTCCTTCACACTCTCGCATCCGCGtgcaccatcgtcgccggcttcgtcgcttctgcctcggccgccaagtCGAGCGAGCAACGATACGACGAATTCCGCCGATTATCGAAGATCTCTTCGACCATCTCTCTGAACGAAGAATCGTACAAGGAGCTGACCAAGAGGCCCCGCGATTACACTGTTGCCGTTCTTCTCACCGCCCTTGAGTCGCGTCTTGCCTGTCAAGTCTGCCGCGAATTTCAGCCGGAATGGGACCTCATCGGACGCAACTGGGTCAATGGGGACAGTAAGGATGAGGCACGCACGTTATTTGCTACTCTCGACTTTGCTGAGGGCCGTAACGTCTTTATCGAT CACGGTCTCCAAACCGCTCCCGTCTTGTTCCTCTACCCGCCTACCGTCGGTCCCCATGCCGCTGCCTCCGCCGACCCACTTCGCTACGACTTCGTCAGCGG TCCCCCGACCGCTGAGGATGTGAATGACTGGATTATCAAGAATCTGCCTGGTCGTCGCCACGTGCTTATCCGTCGTCCCATTAACTACGCTCGCTGGGCGTCGGGCGtgacgctcgtcgtcggtgtcTGTACCCTGGCCGCCACTCTTGGTCCCTATGTTCTGCCTATCGTCCAGAACCGCAATGTCTGGGCGGCTGGTACTATGGTTGCCATTTTGCTCTTTATCAGCGGCCACATGTTCAACCACATTCGCAAGGTGCCATACGTGAGCGGCAACGGCCAAGGTGGTGTCACATATATTGTTAACAACTTCTCAAATCAACTGGGGCTGGAGACGCAAATTGTGGCTGCGATTT ACGGCATTCTGGCATTCACCACCATTGCCCTCGTGTTTCGCGTCCCCCGCATGACGGAGCCGCGCAGCCAGCTTATTGCCGCTCTTCTCTGGGTCGGCGTCATGTTCATCTTCAACAGCTTCTTGATGAGCGTCTTCCGCATGAAGTACAGCGGGTACCCCTTCTCGCTGCCCCCGTTTATGTGA
- a CDS encoding Rossmann-fold NAD-binding protein produces the protein MGAETGERMTRIHKLELKHRDNMHKTDSIKRDEEARLLKVRFLISRDEIVALKDDIALKNAKIAAETKQSDKFRVELAQCMEAARAQEAWIKKQDLQLAKVKAELNSLSGSKQDAGKALQEKLSLTRELNRIKPELENLQLQLASYQAMVGERNDLRRQVDSLEVELDNEKRSRQRAQPKEDDSAIAELKTKLDKAEQKLLADKKEREKARKQHERDLAEAQSKNERLEDRIESLKAKYKSVHGELKETRTQLQMCQDELQNFKRTDSRSKDGTKKTTIAESGRSRKRPAQEMSFEDIVIQTPGNVEKPDKRPAARKRGEKTALGAKSTFSITPFLKKTKSLSDETLEASADDESDVAGPDSTFVDKGNNTGQTEAMAEPLVEDALSELAPGLLEDEPVLKSKAQPKVSKPRGRPRTKGLTEATSVQANKVPVKAVSDTAVLKPGSCLKKDKVAEVSVMVDQENVTAKTFRNAPALLPKVPEGDVKKKRRKLLGAVNSTLLDGDDEDCEATAKPAKPTTMPSKRARTQLGGVRNAFAGASFSPLKRDRRGVNASFLA, from the exons ATGGGTGCCGAAACTGGCGAG CGCATGACGCGCATACACAAGCTCGAGTTGAAGCACCGCGACAACATGCACAAGACCGACAGCATCAAGCGTGACGAAGAAGCCCGCCTGCTCAAGGTCCGGTTTCTGATTTCTCGAGACGAAATTGTTGCACTGAAGGACGACATCGCCCTGAAGAACGCCAAGATCGCCGCTGAAACAAAGCAGAGCGACAAATTTCGCGTCGAGTTGGCCCAATGCATGGAGGCTGCACGTGCGCAGGAGGCCTGGATTAAGAAGCAAGATCTTCAACTCGCCAAAGTCAAG GCGGAGTTGAACTCGCTCAGCGGCTCGAAGCAGGACGCTGGCAAGGCCCTTCAAGAAAAGCTTTCTCTCACGCGCGAATTGAATCGCATCAAGCCCGAATTAGAAAATTTGCAATTGCAACTAGCCAGCTACCAGGCCATGGTGGGGGAAAGGAACGACCTTCGACGCCAAGTAGACTCGTTAGAGGTGGAGCTCGACAACGAAAAGCGGTCGCGGCAGAGGGCTCAGCCAAAGGAAGACGATTCTGCCATCGCAGAGCTCAAGACAAAGTTGGACAAAGCAGAGCAAAAGCTTTTGGCCGACAAGAAGGAGCGAGAAAAGGCGAGAAAGCAGCACGAGAGGGATCTGGCCGAGGCTCAATCAAAAAACGAGAGACTGGAAGACAGGATCGAGTCTCTCAAGGCTAAGTACAAGAGTGTTCATGGCGAGCTGAAGGAGACGCGGACACAGCTACAGATGTGCCAGGACGAGCTCCAAAATTTCAAGAGGACGGACTCACGATCGAAGGATGGcacgaagaagacgacgataGCGGAGTCGGGCCGCAGCCGCAAGCGTCCCGCGCAGGAGATGAGCTTTGAAGACATTGTCATTCAGACGCCCGGAAACGTCGAGAAACCTGACAAACGACCGGCAGCTAGGAAGCGTGGCGAGAAGACAGCACTGGGTGCGAAGTCTACCTTCTCAATCACGCCGTTCTTGAAAAAGACCAAAAGCCTCTCCGATGAGACTCTGGAGGCGTCAGCGGACGATGAATCGGACGTCGCCGGGCCGGATTCGACCTTTGTGGACAAGGGAAACAACACTGGACAGACGGAGGCGATGGCAGAGCCGCTCGTCGAAGATGCGCTTTCGGAACTGGCACCTGGGCTTCTGGAAGATGAACCAGTCTTGAAGTCCAAGGCCCAGCCAAAGGTTTCCAAGCCCCGCGGTAGGCCAAGGACTAAGGGCCTCACCGAGGCAACCTCTGTTCAGGCAAACAAAGTCCCGGTCAAGGCAGTCAGCGATACAGCGGTCTTGAAGCCAGGAAGCTGTTTAAAGAAGGACAAAGTCGCCGAGGTGTCGGTCATGGTGGACCAGGAGAATGTCACCGCTAAAACATTCCGAAATGCGCCCGCCCTCCTGCCCAAGGTACCGGAGGGTGATGTTAAGAAAAAGAGACGAAAGCTTCTGGGCGCCGTCAACTCGACGCTgctcgatggcgatgacgaagactgcgaggcgacggcgaaacCGGCCAAACCAACCACCATGCCATCCAAACGGGCCAGAACGCAGCTTGGTGGTGTGAGGAACGCGTTTGCGGGCGCGTCGTTTTCGCCCCTGAAGCGAGACAGGCGTGGTGTCAACGCCAGCTTCCTGGCTTAG
- a CDS encoding eukaryotic ribosomal protein L18, translating into MGIDLDRHHVKGTHRKAPKSDNVYLKLLVKLYRFLARRTDASFNKVVLRRLFMSKINRPPVSLSRITKNVKKEGEKRTVVVVGTVTDDNRLMAVPKVTVAALRFTATARARIVAAGGETITLDQLALRAPTGSNTLILRGPKNAREAVKHFGMGPHKHKKPYIESKGRKFEKARGRRRSRGFKV; encoded by the exons ATGG GTATCGATCTCGACCGCCACCACGTCAAGGGCACGCACCGCAAGGCCCCCAAGAGCGACAATGTCTACTTGAAGCTCCTGGTGAAGCTCTACCGCTTCTTGGCCC GCCGTACCGATGCTTCCTTCAACAAGGTCGTCCTCCGTCGGCTGTTTATGTCCAAGATCAACCGCCCCCCGGTCTCCCTGTCGCGCATCACGAAGAATGTCAAGAAGGAGGGCGAGAagcgcaccgtcgtcgtcgtcggcaccgtcacgGATGACAACCGCCTGATGGCCGTGCCCAAGGTCACTGTCGCTGCTCTGCGATTCACCGCCACCGCCCGCGCTCGCAtcgtggccgccggcggtgagACCATCACGCTGGACCAGCTTGCCCTCCGTGCCCCTACCGGCAGCAACACCCTGATCCTGCGTGGTCCCAAGAATGCCCGTGAGGCCGTCAAGCACTTCGGCATGGGCCCCCACAAGCACAAG AAACCCTACATCGAGTCCAAGGGACGCAAGTTCGAGAAGGCCCGTGGCCGCAGACGCTCTCGCGGCTTCAAGGTTTAA
- a CDS encoding hypothetical protein (related to acyl-CoA cholesterol acyltransferase) — translation MDADLGDRIGRPPHAPPARSESVTVTAVAIAGTAAIDQLDDRDPDLLHQRQHRRQTLQAHQNNHPPPQPPPRSLAEALGGAGVSLDGSPTGSDTPSEEDYDEIARPTFAPYAQQRPPQPRRRKPAVLASSARSPLGNPPRDSPPNGVNVFPDNDKEIQNFLRRVVQKVKDPQAKTKTRFSGLVFTHQFSAFDPKNAAAASSPFHGFYTLFWLAVALFVFKISAENWRQYGTPLGTNDIMKTMFRRDGKLPSYTCTSPVLKPPILTSSTVVTGNVLVLLLSDGVMCGLTGVSWLLQQLVFHGYLDWDNDGWIVQNIWQTLFIAGVISWTLIRDWPWTHTVFFVLHGLVMLMKQHSYAFYNGYLSTVHAKRLHLLSKLKQLESTDPDCASVQSTAPPTSTIDTSHLAVPPSAAQRRHSLAQLSGAVETDIDRIARAVASGQSLDDEQICLFERIIKWEVDALADELRGTATEPHKAYPNNLTFVSHYKWIPLPTVVYELEYPRTESISWPYVVEKFVAMVGILFVMIQVSQYSIYPVVMKTIEMKESNMTLGDRVKEFPWVLSDLVFPFMMEYLLVWYLIWETILNILAELTYFADRSFYGPWWNSVSWDQFARDWNTVVHLFLLRHVYHSSISSMKVNKHVATLITFFLSACIHELVMWCLFKKLRGYLLVMQMCQLPLVSLSRTRWLRGRKTLGNFMFWLGIFTCPSLLCSLYLIL, via the exons ATGGATGCCGATCTTGGCGACCGTATCGGACGCCCCCCCCACGCCCCACCAGCCCGCAGCGAGTCTGTCACAGTCACTGCTGTCGCGATCGCTGGGACCGCTGCAATCGACCAACTTGACGATCGTGACCCTGACCTTCTTCACCAGCGCCAGCACCGTCGCCAAACTCTCCAAGCCCACCAAAACAACCACCCGCctccgcagccgccgccaaggtcgcTGGCGGAAgctctcggcggcgccggcgtctcgCTCGATGGATCCCCAACAGGGTCCGACACCCCGAGCGAGGAGGACTACGACGAAATCGCGAGACCGACGTTTGCACCCTACGCCCAGCAACGTCCACCCCAACCCCGCAGGCGGAAGCCCGCCGTGCTCGCCTCCTCAGCGCGTTCGCCGCTGGGCAACCCCCCCCGCGACTCCCCTCCCAACGGCGTCAACGTCTTCCCCGACAATGACAAGGAGATCCAGAATTTCCTCCGGCGCGTCGTCCAGAAGGTCAAGGACCCTCAGGCGAAGACCAAGACCCGCTTCAGCGGCCTCGTCTTCACGCACCAGTTCTCCGCCTTTGATCCGAAAaacgcggcggccgccagcaGTCCCTTCCATGGCTTCTACACCCTCTTCTGGCTCGCCGTTGCCCTCTTCGTCTTCAAGATCTCGGCCGAGAACTGGAGGCAGTATGGCACCCCCCTCGGCACCAACGACATCATGAAGACCATGTTTCGCCGTGATGGCAAGTTGCCCTCCTACACCTGCACCTCTCCAGTCCTGAAGCCTCCGATCCTCACCTCCTCGACCGTAGTGACAGGCAACG TGCTTGTCCTGCTCCTCTCCGATGGCGTCATGTGTGGCCTCACGGGCGTGAGCTGGCTCCTCCAGCAGCTCGTCTTCCACGGCTATCTCGACTGGGACAACGATGGCTGGATCGTCCAGAAC ATATGGCAAACCctcttcatcgccggcgtcatcTCCTGGACTCTCATCCGCGACTGGCCTTGGACCCACAccgtcttcttcgtcctTCACGGCCTCGTCATGCTCATGAAGCAGCACTCGTATGCCTTCTACAACGGCTACCTGTCGACCGTCCACGCGAAGCGCCTACACCTGCTCTCCAAGCTGAAGCAGCTCGAGAGCACCGACCCGGATTGCGCCAGCGTCCAGTCTACGGCGCCGCCAACCTCCACCATCGACACCTcccacctcgccgtcccgccctcggccgcccagcGCAGACACTCGCTGGCCCAGCTCTCCGGTGCTGTGGAGACGGATATCGACCGCATCGcgcgcgccgtcgcctcgggtcaatcgctcgacgacgagcagatCTGCCTCTTCGAGCGCATCATCAAGTGGGAGGTGGAcgccctggccgacgagctgcgcgGCACCGCCACCGAACCGCACAAGGCGTACCCGAACAACCTGACCTTCGTGAGCCACTACAAGTGGATTCCGCTGCCGACGGTTGTCTATGAGCTCGAGTACCCGCGGACCGAATCCATCAGCTGGCCGTACGTGGTCGAGAAGttcgtcgccatggtcggcatTCTCTTTGTCATGATTCAGGTCTCGCAGTACTCCATCT ATCCGGTCGTGATGAAGACGATTGAGATGAAGGAGAGCAACATGACCCTCGGGGACCGCGTCAAAGAGTTTCCTTGGGTGCTGAGCGATCTCGTCTTTCCTTTCATGATGGAGTACCTA CTTGTCTGGTATCTCATCTGGGAAACCATTCTCAACATCCTTGCCGAGCTCACTTATTTTGCGGATCGCAGCTTCTACGGTCCCTGGTGGAACAGCG TTTCCTGGGACCAATTTGCGCGCGACTGGAACACGGTGGTGCACCTGTTCCTACTTCGACACGTCTACCACAgctccatctcctccatgAAAGTCAACAAGCACGTCGCCACGCTCATCACCTTTTTTCTCTCGGCCTGCATTCACGAACTGGTCATGTGGTGTCTCTTCAAGAAGCTCCGAGGCTACCTCTTGGTCATGCAAATGTGTCAGCTACCG CTGGTGAGCTTGAGCCGTACAAGATGGCTCCGGGGACGAAAGACGTTGGGCAACTTCATGTTTTGGCTGGGCATATTTACGTGTCCCAGCTTGCTCTGCAGTCTTTATCTCATTCTTTAG